CTCAGTATCCACAACCTTGCCCCATGTTTTTGCAATTGTTTTAAAGGTGTTCTCATTCCAGTAAAGAACAGGAACCCCCCCAATTTCGATCCAAACAAGTTGGTTAGGTGATGAAGGTGTCATCTCGATCCAACCAACATTTTCACACCATTTATGAATAATGTGATCATTATTTCTTAATGTATTTTCAGCTTCAACCGTAGACCCAAAAACGAATAGCAACTCCATGCCTCCAAGGAATTTGATATCACAGTTCTTGAACCCTTCTGCATTGCAAAGCTCAATCAATTTTGGGATAATGCTCCAGTCCCTAATCGATCCAACCAACGATCTTTTGAGAAGGTGTCCGTTGCACTCCCTTTTCGGGATAATCACATTCTGTAGAGAGTGCAAGCTTTTGTTTTCCCTAATTTTATAGATGGTCTCCCTCAAATCGCCTTTGTTATTGAGTTTCTCCCTGAGATCCACACCATGTTTGCCTGCAACATCACTATAGTTACGTTCATCTCTGTATGCATCTTTGTTGAACCCCGTATTGGACTTGTTCTTGAAATCTGGTTTTTGCTCATTTTGCTGGAAGGCATTATGAGCTTCACGTCGTTCCCAAGCTTTGAATATTCTGATATCATATCCATCAAACGAGATATTACCCAGAGAACGATGGAGTCGGTCGACATCTTCAACATTCCCAAATCTAACGAAAGCGAATCGCTTCCCATTTCTTAATCTTTTACCCGCCAAATACACATCACGCAGGTCCCCAAACTCCTTGAAGGCTTTCCACAATTTTGGAACACCCCAATCCTCCGGAAAGTTGAAAAACATGAAGGATGTTAGATGGATTCCGAATAATCTAGTTAGCCGATCTTGAAGTCTCCCGTTGTGTCGCTCCGATGCTCTATTCGTGCCCTCATTGTTGTAGTTCCTCACACGCTCTCTCTCTCCTCTCATTTTCTCTATCCCGACTTGAGACAGATCATTCGAAAATGCTTCCCTTCTTTTCATGTGTCTTGGTGTTGAATTCTATTCTTACACCTCTTTCTGGTAATCACTCATTTCAATTTCatcattttattaattttttttttttttttttttttttttttttttttttttttttttttttttttgcctcaaTTGTAATTTTTGATTGTTACTGCAGTTAAATAACTGATACAATTGTGTAACTCAAAAGTACCGATATGAACCTTTTACTTTTCTCTTACTTCGaccaatattatttttatttttttaccttAAGAAAGATGATTTTGGCGTTTATGTGTATTACTTTAATAGATATTTGGGTGATAAAAATTGTAGGTTCCTTTTTTGGTAATTATTGAAAAGTACCTTAAATTTGATGATTACTGTATTAGAGCAGATGGCAAACAATGGTGACGTAtatttttagtgtttttttttttaggtttatgAAGAAAAAGTGGGGTAATGGTGTTAGTGCTCTTGTTTGGTAAATTTCGAATTTGGCACAATCGTAGTCTCTTTAATGTAAAAAGATAAATGAGTAGAGAATATTAAAAATGATCGACGATATAGTTTGTTGTAACCCACAACATGAATGGCAGTACGGAATAAGTTGATGTAGTAGTAtgtataattgttattgttatgttcctCGGTTCGCTGACTTAGTTATGTTTGCTGATATACTATTAAGTTACTCTTATGATGTGCACCTAAtctaaaaattataataatttacaataataaattataattataattattataataattataattaagaatGGAGGTTATGGTAGTAACTatgtatataataatcatgtatgcttatgaacttggtttTTTTTAACTATTTTACTTCATTGACACATTATGCTTACGTATATTATAAGCAACACAATAGTGGCATTTGCTGTGTGTTTTAGCATTAGTTTATGTTGCTGTATGGACACATGAATATACGCTCAAATCGCACAAAATGTTAACATGAATTCCCAAAAATTTCTTCAATTAGTGATATATTTTTCCTATAAATGGCTAGATGTTTCAGATATTTGATAATTGACCTTTTTTAAACATTGTTGGTCAAGAATTTAAGCaactgtagatatatatatatgcatactaaTATCAGTAAACATACACCTAATTTCAACAATTTTGAAACATCTGGTAATTTAATCAGAGGGAATAAGCAGTGTGTCCTTTTTTAGTAAGAGAATACGTTAAAAAAGGAAGTTAAGCTCTTTAGGaagtaaatatacaaatgataactTGTTTCATATTATTGGTTCAGTTTCTTGGTAACAATCAAAGGCCTAACAATTCCATGGAGTTTGACACTGGCAATGGTTGATGCATTTTCGGTGTTCGTAAAACGTCCATCTCGTCAAGCACAAATAGTGTCTATTATCGTTATAGGAGACTGGGTACGTTTTTACTTATTCACAATAATAACCCAGTCACACTTTATAATGCTAATAACTACTTGAAAATGATGACAGGTTCTATCATTTTTATCGCTTGCAGCCGCATGTTCGACTGCCAGTGTGGCTGATTTCATGATTACCGAAGCAGGTGCCTATTTTTGTGGGAGAAAATTGTGCAGCAGATATCAATTGTCGGCTGCAATGGCGTTTTTGTCCTGGTGTTTGTCTATAGCTTCGGCTCTTTTTAATCTTTGGCTTCTACCTTCGTTACTTTAGTTTGTAGATATGATTTTTGGTTGTTACCCTTTTGGGACACACGTATAGTTGCTTATAGtaaataaaaaaattaagaaaagaaggaaaaaaaaaaggaGCGTTATACCGTTAGTGTTTAAAATTTACTGCATAATTTTAAACTTGAGCAAAGGC
This genomic window from Rutidosis leptorrhynchoides isolate AG116_Rl617_1_P2 chromosome 2, CSIRO_AGI_Rlap_v1, whole genome shotgun sequence contains:
- the LOC139891863 gene encoding CASP-like protein 5C1 — encoded protein: MEVEVEELPGAIGTSASLALRLGQALFSIASLLFMCLGVEFYSYTSFCFLVTIKGLTIPWSLTLAMVDAFSVFVKRPSRQAQIVSIIVIGDWVLSFLSLAAACSTASVADFMITEAGAYFCGRKLCSRYQLSAAMAFLSWCLSIASALFNLWLLPSLL